In a genomic window of Salegentibacter salegens:
- a CDS encoding N-acetylglucosamine-6-phosphate deacetylase codes for MERTIVGKHYKDKSTIGIGLLNGYIKSISKYPRKEELEMVGPGFVDLQINGFNGVDFNQGGLSPGQVVKLTKDLWSEGVTTYYPTLITNDTVKIHAAIKCIIKACENPLVADSIGGIHLEGPFLSKKDGPRGAHPLNFVQAPNWNLFCEWQNTAKGRIKLITISPEWPDSGKFIDKCVSSGVKVAIGHTAASEEQIAEAVQAGAIMSTHLGNATHLTLPRHSNYIWDQLANENLWCSLIADGFHLPVSILKVFLKVKNTKSVLVSDSTKFAGLPPGIYNSHIGGDIELTKNGRLQIINRPEMLAGSAKTLRWCIEHLVNNEITSLEYALEMASLKPIEVMEISNGFETNKKADLIVFEYVKGNLKILKTIKSGEVVYEYP; via the coding sequence ATGGAAAGAACTATAGTTGGGAAACATTATAAGGATAAAAGCACTATAGGTATAGGCTTACTTAATGGATACATAAAAAGTATCAGTAAATATCCCAGAAAAGAGGAGTTAGAAATGGTTGGTCCTGGTTTTGTAGATCTTCAAATAAATGGTTTTAATGGAGTTGATTTTAATCAGGGAGGTCTTTCTCCGGGACAAGTAGTTAAGTTAACTAAGGATCTTTGGTCGGAAGGCGTTACTACGTATTATCCTACTCTTATTACAAACGACACCGTTAAAATTCATGCTGCCATAAAATGCATTATAAAGGCGTGTGAGAATCCTCTTGTTGCCGATAGTATTGGAGGTATACACCTGGAGGGCCCTTTTTTATCTAAAAAAGATGGACCTAGAGGAGCACATCCTTTAAATTTTGTTCAGGCTCCTAACTGGAATTTGTTTTGTGAATGGCAGAATACTGCTAAGGGAAGAATAAAATTGATAACTATTTCCCCCGAATGGCCAGATTCGGGAAAATTTATAGATAAGTGTGTTTCATCAGGAGTAAAGGTGGCAATTGGTCATACGGCAGCCTCTGAAGAACAAATAGCTGAAGCTGTGCAAGCAGGTGCAATTATGTCTACCCATCTAGGTAATGCAACGCATCTTACTCTACCACGTCATTCAAATTATATCTGGGATCAGTTGGCAAATGAGAACCTATGGTGTAGCTTAATTGCTGATGGATTTCATTTACCCGTCTCTATTCTTAAGGTCTTCTTAAAGGTTAAAAATACAAAAAGTGTACTAGTTAGTGATTCAACCAAGTTTGCCGGGTTGCCTCCTGGAATTTATAATTCCCATATAGGGGGTGACATTGAATTGACAAAAAATGGACGCTTACAAATAATAAATCGACCAGAAATGTTAGCGGGTTCTGCCAAAACTTTACGCTGGTGTATTGAGCATTTAGTTAATAATGAAATTACTAGCTTGGAATATGCATTGGAAATGGCTAGCCTTAAGCCTATAGAAGTTATGGAAATTTCAAATGGCTTTGAAACAAACAAGAAAGCAGACCTTATTGTCTTTGAATATGTCAAGGGTAATTTGAAAATTTTAAAAACCATAAAATCTGGAGAGGTGGTTTATGAGTACCCGTAA
- a CDS encoding beta-N-acetylhexosaminidase translates to MKIKTLFLLLPLIWINPTMAQKSINIIPQPNSIEQRSGMVILDRNVAIIAEDSLKNEAYILSELLGKGLGQKPSIKSKGKGFKLEVDRALSEVLGDEGYILKIEKNEISIKARTVNGVFYGIQSFRQILPEDFEFRTYTKDILLPELKITDKARFPWRAFMLDESRHFKGKAVVKDLLDQMALLKMNKFHWHLTDDQGWRIEIKKYPKLTLIGSKRDDTQTARKSEERTGKSHEGFYTQEDIKEIIEYANKLHITIVPEIEMPGHAMAAIAAYPWLGTLGTTTEVSEIFGIMDDSFLISDPKVIRFLEDVLDEVMALFPGEVIHIGGDEVNFDTWKNSKEIHSFMKEKELKSPVDLQIYFTNGISNYIDRAGKRMMGWNDIMGEDIHEKAIEESHKVEEKLALSAIVHFWKGDLELINRAVKEGYDVVNSNHWDTYLDYTYERLPLSKSYAFDPIPQGLEKKYHSKILGLGTQMWSEWIPTVEKMENQIYPRLAAYSESGWTSTDQKGFEKFEKKLQSLKKRWSLTGINFNDK, encoded by the coding sequence ATGAAAATTAAAACGCTTTTTTTATTACTGCCTTTAATTTGGATAAATCCGACAATGGCTCAGAAGAGTATTAATATTATACCTCAACCTAATTCAATCGAACAAAGAAGCGGAATGGTAATTCTGGATAGGAATGTGGCTATCATTGCAGAAGATTCCCTAAAAAACGAAGCTTACATTCTTTCAGAGCTTTTAGGAAAAGGGTTGGGTCAGAAACCTAGTATTAAGTCAAAGGGCAAGGGTTTCAAATTAGAAGTAGATAGGGCTTTGTCAGAGGTATTAGGAGATGAAGGATATATACTCAAAATAGAGAAGAATGAAATTTCAATTAAGGCTCGTACGGTGAACGGTGTATTTTATGGGATACAATCTTTTAGACAAATCTTGCCTGAAGATTTTGAATTTAGGACATATACAAAGGATATCCTATTGCCGGAATTAAAGATAACTGACAAGGCTAGATTTCCCTGGCGAGCTTTTATGTTAGATGAGTCTCGACATTTTAAAGGGAAGGCTGTGGTAAAAGATTTACTTGATCAAATGGCATTATTAAAGATGAATAAATTTCATTGGCACCTAACTGATGATCAGGGCTGGAGGATTGAGATAAAAAAGTATCCGAAGCTAACTCTAATTGGATCCAAGAGAGATGATACACAAACGGCTAGAAAAAGTGAAGAAAGGACAGGAAAATCGCATGAAGGATTTTATACCCAGGAGGATATTAAAGAAATAATAGAATATGCTAATAAACTTCATATTACCATAGTACCTGAAATTGAAATGCCCGGGCACGCCATGGCAGCTATTGCAGCTTATCCTTGGTTGGGTACTTTAGGGACTACTACAGAAGTATCAGAAATTTTTGGAATAATGGATGATTCTTTTTTAATCAGTGATCCCAAGGTTATAAGATTTTTAGAGGATGTTTTGGATGAAGTGATGGCTCTTTTTCCAGGAGAGGTGATCCACATAGGAGGTGATGAAGTGAATTTTGATACTTGGAAAAATTCTAAGGAAATTCATAGTTTTATGAAGGAAAAAGAGTTAAAATCTCCTGTTGATCTGCAAATATACTTTACCAATGGGATTTCAAATTATATTGATAGGGCTGGAAAAAGAATGATGGGATGGAATGACATAATGGGAGAGGATATCCATGAGAAAGCAATAGAGGAATCTCATAAGGTTGAAGAAAAATTAGCATTATCAGCTATTGTTCATTTTTGGAAGGGAGATTTGGAATTAATTAATAGAGCGGTAAAGGAAGGTTATGATGTAGTGAATTCAAATCATTGGGATACTTATTTGGACTATACTTATGAGCGCCTTCCACTAAGTAAATCTTATGCTTTTGATCCTATACCTCAAGGCCTAGAAAAAAAATATCATTCAAAGATTCTTGGTTTAGGGACTCAAATGTGGAGTGAGTGGATTCCTACCGTGGAGAAAATGGAGAATCAAATTTATCCCAGGTTAGCTGCTTACTCAGAGTCAGGCTGGACATCCACGGATCAAAAAGGTTTTGAAAAATTCGAAAAGAAATTGCAGAGCCTCAAAAAACGATGGAGCTTAACAGGTATTAATTTTAATGACAAATAA
- a CDS encoding family 20 glycosylhydrolase translates to MYHKAIKKRSSYNLSNFLLTTFFILVTLSISAQEQFESKDDFDVKGFHLDLRIQIMTPKALKEFASEIADMGLNTLVMEWEATYPYEKHATISNEYSYSREEIEDFIKYCNNLGIQVIPLQQSLGHVEYILRHPRYNHFKVDQKDISQLSPMKIQQSSILFEELFSDLASMHKSDYIHIGGDETRLLEECEGCQKKIKEQGKSKVFVDHMKSMAEIVIGLGKKPVMWADMILKYPEAAKELPKETILVDWNYGWKINHFGDVSKLQEMGFTFWGAPAIRSHPDNWYVTDWKTHFNNQKKFIPYARQAGYEGIVMTSWSTTGLYGFTWDVGYEVIDMTQIRNTYPMSGFRILIASYVESLNSKDSINPEDFVLQYSRERFGLEKEDGRILWDYFSKPVELIQNGKPEKSKSIEQMQFDYGQLNEKLNRINPKRNITEFNHLKLMADLRMHYLKFKAIEARYNSPEFSIDQTPELAEELENIFDEAKVLNRRFTALNKGFLYDSEIKEQNDIRIQPVQVLYDRLVKLK, encoded by the coding sequence ATGTATCATAAAGCAATTAAAAAAAGAAGTTCCTATAACTTATCTAATTTCTTGCTGACTACTTTTTTTATTTTAGTCACGTTATCTATAAGTGCCCAGGAGCAGTTCGAATCTAAAGATGATTTTGACGTTAAAGGTTTTCATTTGGATCTAAGAATTCAAATTATGACACCCAAGGCGTTAAAAGAGTTTGCTTCAGAAATAGCCGATATGGGGTTAAATACATTAGTGATGGAATGGGAGGCTACTTACCCCTATGAAAAACACGCTACGATTTCAAATGAATATTCTTACTCCAGGGAGGAAATTGAAGATTTTATCAAATACTGCAATAATTTAGGTATACAGGTAATTCCGCTTCAACAAAGCTTGGGTCATGTAGAATACATTTTAAGACATCCACGATATAATCACTTTAAGGTAGATCAAAAAGACATTTCTCAGCTTTCACCTATGAAAATTCAGCAAAGCTCTATTTTATTTGAAGAATTATTTTCTGATCTGGCTTCAATGCATAAATCAGATTACATTCATATTGGAGGAGATGAAACCAGACTTCTGGAAGAATGCGAAGGCTGCCAGAAGAAGATTAAGGAGCAAGGAAAATCGAAAGTTTTCGTGGATCATATGAAATCTATGGCAGAGATTGTCATTGGTCTTGGCAAGAAGCCTGTTATGTGGGCTGATATGATTTTAAAATATCCGGAAGCAGCCAAGGAACTTCCTAAAGAAACAATTCTTGTGGATTGGAATTACGGTTGGAAAATTAATCACTTCGGGGACGTATCAAAACTTCAGGAAATGGGATTTACCTTCTGGGGAGCCCCCGCAATCCGTAGTCATCCTGATAATTGGTATGTTACAGATTGGAAAACACACTTTAATAATCAAAAAAAATTTATTCCATATGCTAGGCAAGCTGGTTATGAAGGAATAGTAATGACCTCCTGGTCTACCACGGGACTTTATGGATTTACCTGGGACGTGGGATATGAAGTAATAGATATGACCCAGATAAGAAATACTTACCCGATGTCTGGATTTAGAATTCTCATTGCAAGTTACGTCGAATCTCTAAATTCCAAGGATTCAATTAATCCAGAGGATTTTGTACTTCAATATTCAAGAGAACGCTTCGGCTTAGAAAAGGAAGATGGAAGAATTCTTTGGGATTATTTTTCCAAACCTGTTGAATTAATTCAGAACGGAAAACCTGAAAAAAGTAAAAGTATTGAACAAATGCAGTTTGACTATGGCCAGTTAAATGAAAAACTCAATAGGATTAACCCGAAAAGAAATATTACTGAATTTAACCATCTTAAATTAATGGCTGATTTAAGAATGCATTATCTGAAATTTAAAGCAATTGAAGCTAGATACAATTCACCAGAATTTTCCATTGATCAAACTCCAGAATTAGCGGAAGAATTAGAAAACATTTTTGATGAAGCTAAAGTCCTGAATAGACGATTTACTGCTTTGAACAAGGGATTTTTGTACGACTCTGAAATCAAAGAGCAAAATGATATTAGAATTCAACCTGTTCAGGTTCTATATGATCGATTAGTCAAACTTAAGTAA
- a CDS encoding glycoside hydrolase family 16 protein produces the protein MEWIVRKTDQDLAGPGPNYFSDVEENVWVDGEGRLHLKIRQVGGKWQCSGVSLRRSLGYGKYIFYLASDLTDLDPNVVAGLFTYMNDNEEIDIEFSQWGDPQNINAQFAVQPSYIDGNKVRFDIMPRDNNLSTHFFDWKPNNIKFGSYHGHSLEPKPDDLINSWLYNGENIPPDSNERLKINLWLFRGAAPKDMQEAELIIERVEIH, from the coding sequence ATGGAATGGATCGTACGAAAAACAGATCAGGATTTAGCAGGTCCGGGTCCAAATTATTTTTCAGATGTAGAAGAGAATGTCTGGGTGGATGGAGAAGGACGTCTACATCTGAAAATTAGACAAGTGGGTGGAAAATGGCAATGTAGTGGGGTTTCATTAAGAAGATCTTTGGGTTACGGTAAATATATCTTTTACCTGGCAAGTGATTTAACTGACTTGGATCCTAACGTTGTTGCTGGTTTATTCACTTATATGAATGATAATGAAGAAATAGATATAGAATTCTCACAATGGGGCGATCCTCAAAATATTAACGCACAATTTGCAGTACAGCCCTCTTATATAGATGGGAATAAGGTTCGGTTTGACATTATGCCGAGGGATAACAACCTATCAACTCATTTTTTTGATTGGAAGCCAAATAATATAAAATTTGGTAGTTATCATGGCCATAGCTTAGAACCGAAACCTGATGATTTAATTAATTCTTGGTTATATAATGGTGAAAATATTCCTCCAGATAGCAATGAACGCTTAAAAATAAATTTATGGCTTTTTCGTGGAGCGGCGCCAAAGGATATGCAAGAAGCAGAGTTAATTATAGAAAGAGTTGAAATTCATTGA
- a CDS encoding glucosamine-6-phosphate deaminase: MKTDTFSKLNINIYPTKELVGKSAGRDIVNEIKKIQKQKQKVRIIFAAAPSQNETLEYLVNSDEIDWENVTAFNMDEYLGLSPEAPQHFSKYLKEHLFSKVKVGELHLINNQAQEQELLNFEDKITRKPIDIVCLGIGENGHIAFNDPPVADFNDSKVIKIVQLDDVCRQQQVNDKCFEKLEDVPAKAVTLTIPTLMKGKKLFCIATGKKKADAVYHTLTKRIDESCPATILRSHPSCSFYFDNSAVEQIELQESLKKNS, encoded by the coding sequence ATGAAAACGGATACTTTTTCGAAGTTAAATATAAATATATACCCGACCAAAGAGCTCGTAGGGAAGTCAGCTGGTAGGGATATTGTGAATGAAATAAAGAAAATTCAGAAACAAAAACAGAAAGTTAGAATAATATTTGCAGCTGCACCTTCTCAGAATGAAACCTTAGAATACTTAGTTAATTCTGATGAAATTGACTGGGAAAATGTAACAGCATTTAACATGGATGAATATCTTGGACTATCTCCGGAGGCCCCTCAACATTTTTCCAAATACTTAAAAGAACATTTATTTTCTAAAGTTAAGGTGGGAGAATTACATTTAATCAATAATCAAGCTCAGGAACAGGAACTTTTAAATTTTGAGGATAAAATCACGAGAAAACCTATTGATATAGTATGTTTAGGCATTGGTGAAAATGGTCATATTGCTTTTAATGACCCACCTGTTGCAGATTTTAATGACTCAAAGGTAATAAAGATAGTCCAGCTTGATGATGTTTGTAGGCAACAACAAGTCAATGATAAGTGTTTTGAAAAATTAGAGGATGTACCCGCAAAAGCAGTAACCTTAACCATACCCACTTTGATGAAAGGAAAGAAGTTGTTTTGTATAGCAACCGGTAAAAAGAAAGCTGATGCTGTTTATCATACTCTTACAAAACGGATTGATGAAAGCTGTCCTGCAACTATTCTTAGATCACATCCTAGCTGTTCCTTTTATTTTGACAATTCAGCCGTTGAGCAAATAGAATTGCAGGAATCATTAAAGAAAAACTCTTAA
- a CDS encoding RagB/SusD family nutrient uptake outer membrane protein: protein MQFAAENCRASYGGERDRILITQGAAQGFLTQVYMWRRDYSNAIGSANQVIDNPLYSLVSISDWSSIFTTGLSSESIFEVGYNDVQTNGLRVLYALGSDSNYFPNEKFRNSFEEDDQRRQKIYDTTQIEPRMIWKYFGEGFNDESPNPSENNIVLLRLADILLLKAEAHAKLGEDDDALDMLNTIRNRAGLESLDQTDAQSQYGSILEAIYQERYIELSFEGHRWFDLIRTERAIEVMQPLNGLSDPANLVWPIHEDAINRNLNLEQNAFYQ from the coding sequence TTGCAATTTGCGGCTGAAAATTGTCGTGCATCATATGGTGGGGAACGAGATAGGATTCTAATAACCCAAGGCGCAGCTCAAGGTTTTTTGACACAAGTCTATATGTGGAGAAGAGATTATTCTAATGCTATTGGCTCTGCAAATCAAGTGATTGATAATCCTCTTTATAGTTTGGTTAGTATTAGCGATTGGTCAAGTATTTTTACTACAGGACTTTCATCAGAAAGTATTTTTGAGGTAGGTTATAACGATGTGCAAACCAATGGGTTAAGAGTTCTTTACGCTTTAGGATCAGATAGTAATTATTTTCCAAATGAAAAGTTTAGAAATTCTTTTGAAGAGGATGATCAGAGACGTCAAAAAATATATGATACCACGCAGATAGAACCACGTATGATATGGAAGTACTTCGGTGAGGGATTTAATGATGAGAGTCCGAACCCCTCAGAGAATAATATCGTTCTTCTTCGTTTGGCTGATATCCTGCTATTGAAAGCTGAGGCTCACGCAAAATTAGGCGAGGATGACGATGCTCTCGACATGTTGAATACTATACGTAATCGTGCAGGCTTAGAGAGTCTCGACCAAACTGATGCTCAAAGCCAGTACGGAAGTATTCTTGAAGCTATTTATCAAGAACGTTATATCGAACTTTCATTTGAAGGGCATCGCTGGTTTGATCTAATAAGGACTGAACGTGCTATTGAAGTGATGCAACCTCTAAATGGCTTGAGTGATCCCGCAAACCTTGTATGGCCTATCCATGAAGATGCGATTAACCGCAATCTAAATCTTGAGCAGAATGCGTTCTACCAATAA
- a CDS encoding sodium:solute symporter family protein produces MQTLDWIVLSVYFLMLLAIGVWAYSRVKNSADFYTAGGNLPWWLSGVSHHVSGYSGAVFVAYAGIAYTHGFTLYVWWAFTVGLATLIAAFYIAPRWSRLRIFASIQSPTEYLLVRYNLSTQQLIAWTGSIIKIFDTGGKLAAIAVLLNVFSGAPISLGIFLVGGVSLIYITIGGLWADVWNDFGQFIVQLLAGLTMFVMIILKLDDGISGVFSMWDRLPDSHSGFFNDPFTLSFMMVMLVINFFSYSGGTWNLATRFISSTSGRTARKAALTSSLLYFLWPLVLLYPMFASPIFFENLADPTLSYGKMVIEFLPQGLVGLVLASLFANTLSMTASDSNTVSAVISRDILPVIFPKIRKYSHKKALKLARVTTFSFTLLTIIVALNASYFGGVFGLIITWFAALLGPISIPMILGLLPMFANSDGKAAVISILGGLSTFIILKVFPLENLAIEIGGPTLVSFLIFVLYGFIFKKQPSEKVKELHLNLDRNH; encoded by the coding sequence ATGCAAACACTGGACTGGATAGTTCTATCCGTATATTTTTTAATGTTACTTGCAATTGGGGTTTGGGCTTATTCACGTGTCAAGAATTCCGCTGATTTTTATACTGCGGGTGGGAATTTACCGTGGTGGTTATCGGGGGTGTCCCACCATGTTTCGGGTTATAGTGGTGCAGTCTTTGTAGCTTATGCCGGAATAGCATATACCCATGGGTTTACCTTATATGTGTGGTGGGCTTTTACGGTGGGTCTGGCCACTCTGATCGCTGCTTTTTATATTGCTCCAAGATGGTCACGATTGAGAATATTTGCTTCGATTCAGTCCCCAACAGAATATTTGCTTGTTCGTTATAACTTATCAACGCAGCAACTTATAGCTTGGACTGGGTCAATAATTAAAATTTTCGATACGGGTGGAAAATTGGCGGCAATTGCTGTATTGCTAAATGTATTTAGTGGGGCACCCATCAGTTTGGGCATATTCCTAGTTGGAGGTGTTTCTTTAATATATATTACCATTGGTGGATTATGGGCAGATGTATGGAATGACTTTGGGCAATTTATCGTTCAATTATTAGCAGGGTTAACAATGTTCGTTATGATAATTCTTAAATTGGATGATGGAATTAGTGGAGTCTTCAGTATGTGGGATAGACTTCCAGATTCTCATTCTGGTTTTTTTAATGATCCATTTACTCTCAGCTTTATGATGGTGATGTTAGTAATTAATTTTTTTAGTTACAGTGGGGGAACCTGGAATCTAGCTACCAGGTTTATTTCTTCGACTTCCGGTAGAACCGCACGTAAGGCCGCACTAACTTCATCGTTGCTTTATTTTTTATGGCCACTAGTATTACTTTACCCAATGTTTGCTTCCCCCATATTCTTCGAAAATCTCGCGGATCCAACCCTTTCTTACGGTAAGATGGTAATAGAATTTTTGCCCCAAGGATTAGTAGGATTAGTATTAGCGTCATTATTTGCCAATACCTTATCAATGACAGCTTCTGACTCTAATACTGTTTCTGCTGTAATTAGTCGGGATATTCTTCCTGTAATTTTTCCGAAGATTAGAAAATATTCCCATAAGAAAGCCTTGAAGTTGGCCAGAGTGACCACATTTAGCTTTACCTTATTAACCATAATTGTAGCCTTGAATGCTAGTTACTTTGGAGGTGTATTTGGTCTTATTATTACCTGGTTTGCAGCATTATTAGGTCCAATTTCAATACCGATGATCCTGGGTCTTTTACCTATGTTCGCAAATAGTGATGGAAAGGCAGCAGTGATTTCAATACTGGGCGGGTTGTCTACCTTTATAATTCTTAAAGTCTTCCCTTTAGAGAATCTCGCTATTGAAATTGGTGGGCCTACCCTTGTTTCATTTTTGATATTCGTTCTCTATGGATTTATTTTTAAAAAACAGCCATCAGAAAAGGTTAAGGAACTTCATCTAAATTTAGATAGAAATCATTAA
- a CDS encoding CBM96 family carbohydrate-binding protein, whose translation MKTKMSIRAYLYFGILTFLLVWVSSCEIQEDFEYQHDNIDGKLEVSAWEYIQQNDSLALLENAITSAGLQSFYQDSETRTFIAPNNQSFRDYLQANGYSNLEAIPLPILRNILQYHIVNDKVIFSDPDLAESNFPIAYPTQNGQVMFLSHDTNFRGIINQGTNSQWQIVTSNLEPSNGVIHVVDALVYFSAPAGDPSAPDPSIVTDTIFPIYDTYVNGGTSSGTNYGSDPLIKVKNVTGDGLYDRKAFLMFDLNEFGEEGIITDLQLAIAVSFTHAKGVSLDAYQTPDTTWNEMGLTFDNAVFPDGEPIASITPTRVPQFQFDLTNFYLENEGLGRVSIMLDGEATTDETNDLASKEHPSLHPPMLIARLASGENTLEVLKNNSIQTASGDVFVMDNEILELTGAPAADIIYTVNSVPTNGWLIQGASILRPGDQFTQLDIDLQNLLYINDDQGASEDLVLLSAKDRTGSRIDEITINIEIQ comes from the coding sequence ATGAAAACTAAAATGAGCATTCGAGCATATTTATATTTTGGTATTTTGACATTCCTTTTAGTATGGGTTTCAAGTTGCGAAATTCAGGAAGACTTTGAATACCAACATGATAATATAGACGGAAAATTAGAAGTGTCAGCTTGGGAATATATTCAGCAAAACGATTCTCTTGCCTTGCTGGAAAATGCGATTACAAGCGCAGGATTGCAATCTTTTTATCAGGATAGTGAAACCAGGACATTTATTGCACCCAATAATCAATCATTCCGTGATTATCTTCAAGCCAATGGATATAGTAATCTGGAAGCCATTCCCCTCCCTATATTAAGAAATATTTTGCAGTATCACATTGTTAATGATAAAGTCATCTTTTCAGATCCTGATTTAGCGGAAAGTAACTTTCCTATTGCATATCCAACCCAGAATGGACAGGTAATGTTTTTATCCCATGATACTAATTTTAGGGGGATTATCAATCAAGGAACAAATAGCCAATGGCAGATCGTAACTTCTAATTTAGAGCCTAGTAATGGAGTGATACATGTAGTCGATGCATTGGTGTATTTTTCAGCACCGGCAGGAGACCCGAGCGCTCCAGATCCTTCCATAGTTACGGATACCATTTTTCCAATATATGATACTTATGTAAACGGAGGTACGTCTTCAGGGACTAACTATGGAAGTGATCCGTTAATCAAGGTTAAGAATGTTACTGGTGATGGATTGTATGATCGTAAGGCGTTTTTAATGTTTGACCTGAATGAATTCGGGGAAGAAGGAATTATTACAGATCTACAGCTGGCAATTGCGGTCTCATTTACCCACGCGAAAGGAGTAAGTTTGGATGCCTATCAAACTCCAGATACAACTTGGAATGAAATGGGGTTGACGTTTGATAATGCTGTATTCCCCGACGGAGAACCGATAGCAAGTATTACCCCTACAAGGGTTCCTCAATTTCAATTCGATTTAACTAATTTCTATCTTGAAAATGAGGGATTAGGTAGAGTTTCTATAATGTTAGATGGAGAGGCTACTACAGATGAAACCAACGATTTAGCTTCCAAAGAACATCCATCACTTCATCCCCCTATGCTTATAGCCAGATTGGCTTCAGGAGAAAATACGCTAGAGGTTTTAAAAAATAACTCAATTCAGACCGCTTCAGGAGATGTGTTTGTTATGGATAATGAAATTTTGGAACTGACAGGGGCTCCGGCAGCAGATATTATTTACACAGTAAATTCCGTGCCTACCAATGGATGGCTTATACAAGGAGCATCAATCCTAAGACCTGGTGATCAATTTACACAACTGGATATCGATTTACAAAACCTACTATATATTAATGACGATCAAGGTGCATCCGAGGACCTTGTCTTACTTTCTGCTAAAGATCGTACAGGTAGTAGGATTGATGAAATAACTATAAACATTGAAATTCAATAA